DNA from Amorphoplanes friuliensis DSM 7358:
GAAACTCGTGATCGCCGCGAGGTGCGGCGCGAAGGAGATCGTGATGGTCGCGAACGTGACGACGTGGAACGAGTAGAAGAAGGCCACGGCGTAGTTCCGCCAGCGCGGCTTCAGGAAGAAGATCGCCGGGCTGGCCAGCTCGAACGCGATGATTCCGACCTGCGCCAGGATCAACAGGTACGGCACACCCGCGATCAGGTCGGCCAGGTCGGTGCCGCGCCGGACGATCGCCCGGGCCAGCACCGAACTGGTGACCCAGTCGAGCCCGCCGAACCGCAGCTTCGCCCACGCCGCCAGGAAGTACGTGCAGACCACCGCGACCTGGGTGACGCGCAGCGCCCAGCCACCGGACTCCGTACGCGTGGGGTCTCCGTGGCGGGCCCGGCCGACCGTGGGCAGGACGGCCAGCGCGACCAGCAGCCCGACCCGGTCGTGATCGACCTTGCCGTAGCTCATCGCGATGACCATCCACTCGAAATAGAGCGCAAAGACGGTCCAGCCGAGCAGCCGTGGCGCACGGCCGGTCGCGGCAGCCAGGGCGAGGACGAGCAGCGCCCAGAAGATGCCGTGCACCAGCAGCGGCGTCGGGGTCGGCAGGTGCAGCAGCCGTCCGACCAGCAGCGGCTCGTAGAGGTCACCCGGTGTGCTGGCGTGGTGGCGTACCCAGGGAGTGAAGATCACCAGGTCGGCGGCGACGAAGAGGTAGATCAGCGTGCGGAAGGCGGCGACCCGGCCCAGTGGCACGGGCGCGAACAGCCACTTCACGGCGCCGTCCAGGTGGCGATGGTCTCGTCGCGGCTCGTGCCGGTGGGCCGCGAGTGCTCGATGCCCTCCCAGCGGATGACGATCCGCACGGTGGTCAGCGGCGCCGCACCCGGGCTCTTCTCGGCGTAGGCGACGGCGACCTGCCGCAACCGGCCGGGATCGTCGATGTACGCCCGCTGCTGACCCTCGATCTCGGCCCGGCGCAGACCGCTGTTGGCCTCGGTCAGCACGATCGTCCGGCCGGTCGTGTCGACACCCTCGACCCGGGTGTCGGGGGCGTCCGCGTTCGGGTCCGGGGCGGTCGAGTACATCCGGAACGGCCCGAACGGGAAGTCGTCGTCCTGGCCCCACAGGGTGCCCAGGAGCAGCAGCAACGCCCCGAGCGCGGTCACCGCGACCCGGATCGCGCGGCCTCGTGTGCTCAACGTTTCCATCGCGCCGGGACACTACCGCCGCCGCGCCACCCCGGGCCATCCCAGGGCGGCGCGGCGGCGTCGTTCACGCGGACGATGCGGGTGCGCCGGTCTCGGCGTCCGGCCGGCTCCGCGTCACCGAGACCACGACCTGCTCCCGGAGGAACAGCACCCCGAGAGCCGCGGCCAGCACGGCGGCGGGCACCACGGTCATGATCACGACATCGGCCACGATCATGCCCGTGCTGACGTACCGCGCGGTGCTCATGGAGATCGCGTCTTCGAGCAGGTGCTGGGCCCACGGCACCGCCAGCAGCGGAGCGATCAGCACGAGGGCCCGTCGGCGGACCCGGCCGGGCACCCGGTGGACCCCGGCGAGCAACAGACCGCCCGCGACCAGGTAGAGCGCGTCAGTCACCTCGATCACGCCGAGGATCTGCACCGGGGACCGGTCCCCGGGCAACGCCGACGCGGTGACACCGGCCGTGGCCACACCGGCAGCGAGCATGGCCCGGCCGCGCCGGCCCAGCATCCCGGTGACCGGACGTCCGCTCCGGGCCAGCACCAGCAACGTCAGCGTGGCACCGGCCAGGGCGAGCACCCAGGACATCCGGATGGCATGGAACTCGACGACAAACGCCCGGACCACCAGCGCGGCGACCTCCACGAGCAGCCCGGCGACGCCGAGGGCGACGGACATGCGCTTCGCGGCCAGAAGGACGGCGACGAGCACCGCCAGCCAGATCGCCGAGCGTGCCGCCACGTCGATCAGGAGGCCGCCGTCGAAACCGTAGGCGCGCATCGGGTCGCCGAAGTTCACGAAGTTCTGCAGGCCGAAGTACAACCGGCGAGCCGGGACGAACAGCAGCATGACAACGCCGGCGAGCGCGGCCACGGCTGCCGCGTCACGCCAGAGCGCGCTGCGCAGCCCCTGCGCCCCTCGCCCGAGACGGGCGATCAGGCCGGACCACACCAGGTTCGCGGCCTCGGCCAGGGCGGGACGCTGCTGGCCGGGCTCCGCGCCCTCCATCAGCACACCGACCATCTCCTCCGCGTAGATGCGGCGGTGATCCGCCGGGTAAACGGCCAGCAACCGGCGATACCGAAGCTCCAACGGCGCGGTCATTCTGTGCCTACCTTTCGCATGCTCGCCTGGCCCTGCGCTCGCAAGCTCGCTCCGGTGCAGCCGATCATGCGGGTGCCCCTCCCAGGTCGTGGAGGGCCCGCAGGCGGCGCTCGGCGATCGTCGCTTGCTGACGGAGGCGGCCGGTCTCGGCGGCGAGACGCTTCTCGCCCAGTCCGGCGAGGCGGTAGTAGCGGCGCAGCCGGGACTGCACCACTTCCTCCCGGTCGACCTCGATGAGCCCGTCGACGCGCAACCGGTCCAAAGCGGCGTACAGCGTGCCCG
Protein-coding regions in this window:
- a CDS encoding PadR family transcriptional regulator — encoded protein: MTETPMREPTFLVLTALAAGPQHGYAVIEDVARMTDGRVRLRAGTLYAALDRLRVDGLIEVDREEVVQSRLRRYYRLAGLGEKRLAAETGRLRQQATIAERRLRALHDLGGAPA